CGTACACTTCCGGCATGGAGGAAGCGGCCAGGGAGTCCTGCAAACCGGTGGACGGCGGGCTCACGCGCGTCTTCGTGTTGCTCGGCAAGCGCTGGACCGGCCTGATCGTGGCCGTGCTGATGGAGCGCCCGGTGCACTTCTCCGACCTGTGCCGCGCCATTCCGGGCATCAGTGAGCGCATGCTGTCGGACCGGCTGAGCGAGCTGGGCGCCGCCGGTCTGGTGGTGCGCGAGGTGGACGCGGGGCCGCCGCTGCGCGTCGCCTACCGGCTCACCGAGGCCGGTGTGGCCCTCGGGCCGGCCCTGGCCGAGCTGCAGGAGTGGGCGGGGCGCTATCTGCCGGAGGCGCAGCACGGCGGATGCCCCCGCGCGACGACCGGCGCACCGGAGAGGTGAGCCGGGCCCGCCCGCGGGCGTGTTCGGAAGGGGCGTCGTCGCGAAGTGGCGTCGTCCGCCTGCCGGGCGGACGGGGCTTTCACCGGACGACCTGGGCGGGAGCGCGGCGCCGACGGCCGTGGTGAGCCCGGGTGAGCTCGGGTGATGCGGGGCTCCGCCGAGGAGCCCGTCCGGGGTCAGCCCGCGTCGGGGGTCCGGATCGCGGCGATGTCGAACTGCAGACGCACCTTCTCGCTCACCATCGCGCCGCCCTCCGCCAGACGCGCGTTGTACGTCAGACCCCAGTCGGAACGGTCGATGGTGG
The window above is part of the Streptomyces sp. NBC_00425 genome. Proteins encoded here:
- a CDS encoding winged helix-turn-helix transcriptional regulator — encoded protein: MEEAARESCKPVDGGLTRVFVLLGKRWTGLIVAVLMERPVHFSDLCRAIPGISERMLSDRLSELGAAGLVVREVDAGPPLRVAYRLTEAGVALGPALAELQEWAGRYLPEAQHGGCPRATTGAPER